A segment of the Candidatus Woesearchaeota archaeon genome:
GGTTTTACCAGCATAGCTATGATGACATTAGCATCAATGATAACTTGCATTGATTACATTCCCCTGAATTTCCTTGCCATGTTTTCATTGATTTTTTCAGAAATTTCTTTCGCATCTTTAGGTGTAAGTTTGCTTTTACTGCTTAATTTCTTCATAATTACCACTTCTTTGAGCTTTTCTTCAAATGCTCTTCTCGCTACTGCTGACCAATTAATTTCCTGCATTTTAATCATTTGTTCCCTTAATTCATCAGGAACTGAAACGGACAATGTTCCCATAGTTTCACCTTAGTTTAATTATTAATTTTGTTATTTATATTAATATTATTATAATTGTTATAATTATTATTTAAGGCTTTCGGTTTTATCAGTAGATTCGAAAGTAACATCGTACGTATTAAGTCTGTGGTTTAGCGCCTACTTTTGTGAAGCTCTAAGAGTTTATGCATTGAGGATTTTTCGGAGTTCCAGAGAGAAAAATCCAATGTTAAATTACTTCTGAAGCTGAACTGGCGCTAAACCTGAAAAAGACTTAATACGTACTTGCAGGAAATCCCATGTTTTAAAAAAAGAATGATTTATCCGGTATCAAATCTCATTTTCAAAGAAATTTCTCTAATGAATTTGAAAATATAACATACAAAATTCTTTAAAGTAATATTCAAACCAAACACATTTGCTAATTTCCAGAGATTATACCCCAAACAACAAAACATAACAAGGAAATATCTAATAATTTCGTTCTTTGTTGTTGTTTTAATGCCAATATTATCAAGAACTCGATCAAATAATGCTAATAGGTTTGAAAAACTGTTTTATTTCTTCAAAATTAGTATATTTTAGACGAGAAAATACAGTTTCACCAGTAGGTCCATCAATTCTATGTGTGGTATTATTGATAAAATCAACATGTTCTGCTGCATCTGCAAGAACATGTAGAATATCATTGTTTTTGTAAGGTGAATTGCAAGAAACACCACAAAATATATCATTAGAATCCCTATTTAAACATATACTGAAATTCATTACGTTTGCCAGTATTCTTGTATTTAACCATCTGGCTTTTACGCAATTTCTTTAAACTCATGGTTACTGAACCAATAGAAACATTAATTGCTTCGCTTATTTGCTTAGAGGTAAACCATTTACCCTTATTTTCTTTTAAAAAATTATACACTTCTTGTTGTCCCATGTATATATCCCCTAACAATAAATATAATATAGCTATTA
Coding sequences within it:
- a CDS encoding HTH domain-containing protein; amino-acid sequence: MGQQEVYNFLKENKGKWFTSKQISEAINVSIGSVTMSLKKLRKSQMVKYKNTGKRNEFQYMFK